In Raphanus sativus cultivar WK10039 unplaced genomic scaffold, ASM80110v3 Scaffold2221, whole genome shotgun sequence, the DNA window TTCAGGAAAATGGCGTTTGGTTTTGATGACAGCTCAGATTCAAGGATGCACAGTGAGACTACTCTGTCCATAGCTCCCAGAGAAGATCCAACGGAGTCTCTGCTGAGTTCAAAAGGAACAAATTTGAGAACTGAAACTTCAATAACCTGCGGTTCTGAAATAGGTGAACATATACTACCGCTTCTCTCTGCACACTATTAGTGCTCTTTGTATCTTTTGTGTGAGATACATTTAAGGGACAAATGGGCTGCACACAGGAAAcatcaagagaaaaaaaaaagaacaaagcaGAGTGAAAAAGAGAGCAAAGTTAGAATAGCAGAGCTACCTGCTGCCAATAATTAAGTATATCTGACCAAAGATTTTAACAACTGCGAAAATGAAAGTAACGACGTGCATTGTGTGATTGATGAATATAGATCAGTTTATAAACACAATACAAAAAGCAATATAAAACAATACGGCAGGTGATATGATGTGGATGAGATTATTTTAACGAACAAACTTTTCCTAATCAACAGTTACTCAACTATCACTCTACAAATAGGGACTAAAGAGGCACTAGGGAACTCACTCCTCTTTCATATCCCAAATTCTTACTCAACGTAAGCATTATCAGAGGTAGAAAAATGGCTGAGGCTGCAACAACCAAGGCGTCTACTTTGGTCGAGAAGCTTGAGACAGACGTGGAGATCAAAGCTTCGGCTGGACAGTTTTATTACATGGTCGCCAGACCACACCATGTCTCCAAAGCATGTCCAGGCAAGATTAGAGATTGTGATCTGCACGAAGGTGAATGGGGCAAGGTCGGCTCTATCGTCCACTGTTACTACGTTCTTGGCAAGTATACTTAATCCATACAATTTTTCTCTTATAATCATTGGATTCTAACTAAACCAAGATTTATTGGGTCTAATAATATGAGGTACATATGCCGCCGTCCAAATCATGCAATGTCAATATAAACAGTTCTGTCTAGCTTAAGTTGAATTTAGACCTCCCCTCACCCCCCGATCTACAAGACAATGACCAGTATAATACTataacttgaaaaaaaaaaaactctcactTGAATATATGTACTTATAATAAGCTTTTGAACTAAAACATTCAAGTCATTCTCAAAGTTAATCCaatataatattaacattttgaaataatttgGTGCAGATGGGGAGGCAAAGATGACCAAGGAGAGTATCGAGGCAGTGGAGCCGGAAAAGAACTTGATCTCGTTCAGGGTTATAGAAGGTGATCTGATGAAAGAGTACAAAAGCTTCTTGACCACGATCCAGGTGACCCCTAAGCATGGAGGGCCAGGGAGTATTGTGCACTGGCACCTTGAGTATGAGAAGATTAGCGACGAGGTTGCTCATCCCGAGACTCTCCTCCAGTTCTGTATTGAACTCTGCAAAGAGATGGACGAACATCTCTTGTCTGAGGAATAGAGGAGTACTCCTCGTGTGACTTTCGTCACTTTCCTATCAGTACTTGTGTGCATGGTTGAGGCATGTTGATTTCagtattaaaaatttcaataaataatgagtgtataatatatatgagtGACATGTGAAAAAAATAAGGAGATTTACTCCgcatttaaaagttttactctctctcttaaaCGCTCCGACCTCTTTCTAGACTTCTCAAAAGATAAAAAGTTCCGGTGGCCGGTgagcttttgtttcttttgtttctcttgTATTATACTAGGGGTTTagcccccgcgcaagcgcggggccGGTTACGTTGTTGATTATTGATGCTGTAGTTGATCCGTGTGGAGTGTTTCTTCTGTGGCATTTGTTCCATTCAGCTGTTGTGAGTAAAAGGATGTTATGAGTCTGGATTTGTTTGTCAACATTTTCAGTCAATTCATCAGCCTCAAATTTAGCAACACCAATGACTGGCCCTTCATCTGATGCTTAATCTCTTCTCTGAAACAGAATAGTAGTAATTCTTTTATATGTTGCTTATCTGTCAGTCTCAACTTTGGCCCACTGCTACTGGAGCTCTTGCTCATCGCCAACAAAATTGACCTAAGCAAACTCAGTTTGTAAAGACTTTGCCTTTTCAGCATCATCTACAACTGTTAGAGCCATTCTCAGACAAGAAAAAAGCAAGGGAACTTAACTAACAGCAAGGAGAAGCAAACATAAAATGGAGAAGAAGCTACCAAAATTagaaactttaaatatataaatataacaaattttCATTTCTGATCCAGCCCACTATAACGTGGATGACACTACACCAAAATATagaaatttcattaattttgcTTAACTAACTGTGGCCAATGTAAGAGTTTGATTCCTGATTTATGAACACAGATATGTGAGTCCTCAAGTACAGACTTTGGTGTAGTTTAGTTCAGATTGGCCCATCAAAATTCAGATTTTGTGGTGGGCAGTTTTCAAAAGGAGTTCCAAGTGTAAAATAGTGTTTGCTTGTAAAATAGTATTTATGCATAACGGGTGTgtcgtttcttttttttctgtttatttatGAAACAGATCAGGAATTGATGCTCGGTTATCTTGTACGTGTGGCTGACCCGTGCAACTTCAAAACGGTCCAATCTCATGATTGAACCGGCTTTCAAAGATGACCGGTCCTGGCTGGCCCGTTTAACGGGAATGAAATCATGAATCACCGAGTCCTGTAAGAAATGAAAGAGAACAGCATTAGTTGTGTATGAAACATACTCGTTGACAAAACgaaacaaaacataaagaaaCAATTTCAAATCTGAGCAAACATGTCTTATCGTTTGAGATAGAAATAAATTTAGTGTGAAAGAAATAAGTGAGAAACAATCATTACAAACTCATCGAGCAGGAGGAGTGTTATTCTCATGAACTCCCCATTTTTGTTAATGTTTGTAGAATCCCAAAAACGGATAAGCCGACCGACGACGGTCTGAGAGGTCCTTCCGAGACGGAGAGAGGCGAACGTGGAATATGCAGTGGCGGCGTTTGCGACTGGAGAGCTGGTGATGCCATGTTCGTAACGTAG includes these proteins:
- the LOC108830069 gene encoding MLP-like protein 34, encoding MAEAATTKASTLVEKLETDVEIKASAGQFYYMVARPHHVSKACPGKIRDCDLHEGEWGKVGSIVHCYYVLDGEAKMTKESIEAVEPEKNLISFRVIEGDLMKEYKSFLTTIQVTPKHGGPGSIVHWHLEYEKISDEVAHPETLLQFCIELCKEMDEHLLSEE